TTTTGGCCTCTTCTGCATTTCTTTTTTATCACGTCGACTGTTGCcaaagttttttatttaaaactgTCAATTAAAAGTATCAGCCCTTTTTTTCACTGAGACTCCGATCTTTACTCCTTTCGTTAGTAACGTTCGATTTCGAATGGCCTCATTTTCTTAGGGACATACAGATATTACCGCATTAACATCATAGTCAACCTCAttgttttcacatggcttgttCTGTTTTATCAAACATATGATTCTGGTCGCTGGATGCTTCAGCAAGACATGTTTTTTTCTACATGTTTATTTAGGATGTAAATAACCACTACTATCAAAAGCATTGCTCCTACACTAAATGAAGGTCTAAAATTGTATGCAGCTGCACTTTCTTACACAATCTATGTAAGTACCTTGGTTTTCCCCATTTACATTGTCTCTACTCTTGCATACAGATGATGATTTGGGGGACATAAAATTAGTAAACATAAATAAAAGAAACTGTATAAAAACAATCAATCAACTTTTAATAACTATATTTCACTCACCTCACCATCCTTACATACACCCACATCTATCACCATCCTTCTTCGCTCCTTTGATTCCATAGCCCTGCAACAGTTTTTCCTAGGCGACTGCCAAATAAAAAACCCCATAGCCATGTCAGTACTCTAGACGAAAATCTTAAGAATAATTGATTAGAGATTGACCTTTTCAAGAATAAGTGCAAATGAAGTAACAAATAATGCAACTTACTCTGTCCCACAAATGAGGGTCCGGTTTCTTATGTACGATCACTGTTTCAAGATCATTAGGATTAGCCATCTTCCATCTGCAAAGAGGATGAGGAACATGGTGTCGCTCGTATTCACTCACAGTTTTGTTCAGTTCAGAATCCATTCTCACACTTGACATGTAGAACACGAAAGGTTTTTGGCATGGATTTCGGCTAACAGGGCGAGTGTTGAATGCATATGCTGTGTAATCTGCTCTTTTGTACCAATTCAAGAATGTTCTCGAAGGCATTTCTATCTCCCGTGGTGAAAAGATCCCTCTAAAAACTTGAACTGCAAAACCCCATGAAACCGAAATTGTCCAACTCTTGGTTTTGTCATAGCAGATGGACTGCTGCATGATCCCTGCGGAATCCAATTTTGTAGGCAACATAAGGCGCTGAAGGGCTTGAACCCTGCTCACATTGGGGAAAATTGGCTCAACAACATCAAGGTGATGTAGTGATACCAATGGAGTGACTGGATGCGCGGCGAGGAGTCCGAGCAAGTTCCCATACACATCATACTGATTGCAATGCATAAACCAATAGGCAATGAACTTAGAATCAGATATTGTTTTCAATGACAAAATCTTTAAGTAAAAAAGTAATAGCATTAACATTAGTGGAACCAGCAAGAAATCATCCACTTTGAGTACTAACATGGAATATATCTCATAGATAAAGACAATTGATCTACAAATGCACACAACTCAAACAACTGACTCATGTGCGCCACGAATATATGGGGAGTTGGTGTGGGGCTTGGCTCCACCGGTTCCTTGAAGGTCCTTTTTCTTACAGTCAAAAGAGCGTGGCAACCACGTTCCAGAATATCGACTGACCACAATACGACATAATTGTGACAAAACCAAACCAGGTCTAAAACCCTATCAACACGTGGGTTCCACCTTCTCACCCACGTCTAAGACGAAAAATGTGCACTGAACTAATCACCCACCCTAGGCGGATGACACTGAAATTATTGTGCATTAACCGCTGCTTTACCGCCCAATGTGGCAGCGCCACCGGAACTTTACATATCGGGAAATGATTATCTACTCTCATTACACTTCATTAACTTAGCTTAAGCATTACATTCAAACATGATTAACTTACCCCAAAACATAATTAGATATAAACATTTAAGTATTGAACTTATATCAGAAAAAGCTGGACAACCCATAACAATGTACTTTACcaagtcaaaaaaaaaaaaaagtgataaaaCTGAGTCACCGACCTGGTGGAAACCGAGTTCCTTGGTGAGTGGGACACCGAGTTCAGCCATACAAGCCTGCATTCGATCATCCGAGCCGTACAAGCCGGGGTACCTCTGGATACACCGGTCTTGCATCTTTGCCAAGGCTTTGGCCAATGGGTAGCTAATGGCAAAGCCTCCGCCGCCGTAAGCCATGCCGTAGGAGAAAAAAATGTTCTGAATATGAGATTCCGACAAGCTTCCGATGTAATAATACTGAGTATGATCATATTTCCTCAAAATCCTGACCAGATTAGCGGTGATGAAAACGGTGTCATCGTCGCCCATCACGAACCACCGGACGTTATCCATCTTCATCCTCAAAGTCTCCGTCACGATCCTCGAGATCCGAATCGCGGAACGGTGACCCTTCCGATTGGTGTAAGGGAACTTGGAAGTGTCGCTGGAGACTCGAAACGGTGGAAGGGTTCGGTTGTCTTGGGCAGAGTATTTGACGCGATCGTCCAGCCAAACCACACCACGCATTTGGTTTGGCTTGTACCAAATCTTGATGTACTCTTTTCTCTGCtgccatagcttggaagaagcCGCGATTCCAAAGACCACGTCGTGAATTTCCGTCGGCTTTGGCTTCGGTGGAGCTTGTTCCATTTGCATTACTACCTTTTGTTTTTCTCGGACATCACGACCTCCGTGATGGGGTGGAGCTGTCACAGCCGTCTGATTGAGAACCAAGGGTGCAGATGTGAAGCTTGTAGAGCGACGAAGATAGGAAGTAAATGGGGTATGGTGGAAGGTTTGTTGAGCAGAGGTTGTTAAGAGCTTGAGAGTGTAGAGAAGGTAAGTAAGCGAGACGAAGAGGATGGAGCAGACCATGAGCTTAGGAATAGGTCGGTTCGGGTGTCCAGAAACAAGTGGGTGGTTGCCTGAAGAACTTCTCGACTGAACCTGATCCCAAACCATCTGTGAAACTTTGTTGGAGTCTGTCATTCCGTTCAAGAAAGCTAAAATTAGTTTTCTTCTGCATGCACTTTTAGATTCTGCTGAGGAAGAACATGTTGGATTTGTAGGAGAAAGGGTGAAAGATCAGAAAATACCCAGAAAGAAaggattttaaaagaaaaatgagaCATGAAGAAGATTTATGAAGAGCAAAAAGGAGGACTGTGTAGCTGTGGAGAAGTAAATGTGATGGATTACATTATTGCCAGGTTGCAAACTACCCCCGAATTGGAACTACACCAAGCAAttcaatatatatttatctttatttctttttcttttaggtGTGTGATTCAGTAAGATTTGTAGAAACATaagtttctttttttattttttggttgaATAGAACCTAAACATTTCGCAGCTGACCTTCATAATTTTGTCATTTTGGATTATACTGACaactttataattttatttaatcatataatatTTAAACTTATGGAGGCAAATCATCTGCCCAATTCAGTGTTCCTATATAGAATCATGCCACTTTGACTAAATCCATAACTACACTTTGTCAGgggtaaaattaattaaattaaattaaattaaatcaatgCGTCATACTTTTTAATCTAATATGGTTGCAGCTGTCCACGGTCGGATTGGGTTTCCTCCGAAAAATATAggggtttaaataaaattataagatCGAAAAATAGATTTAGGCAAAAAGTAAAGTTTATTTAAAACATGGGTCAATCCTTAAGTAAAGTATTTTTGACTCAGTTTTGAATTGGTGTTTTACTGTTGTTTTCTCACTTTTTATCATAATTTTGCTattttttactattatgttggtattattttattgttaatgtttagatattatataacacttgttttattatttattttcctaCTATTTTAAAGGAATTTGTTTGTTAAGTTACacttattttagtgttatttaagtataaagattttttaatttattttcaatttgttgggatattttaatatttttagtatatttagtgtattatatttttatataaaaaataaaaaataaaaaaaattaatatggacaGGTCGGGCTGGGCCtgagttttagcatttttattcagGCTAAACTTGGGcaaaaatttaggcccatttttcaggCCAAACCCGTGCCTATCAATCAGGCCTAAAATTTGGTTAGGGCCCATCCCGAACTCAATCCAACCCGACCCATAGACAACTCTAGTTTCAGCCCACGCTCCCTGTAAGGGTGATTATTTGGTTGTGTCAAATTTAAATTAAAGGAAAAATAATAAAGTTAAACTATGCTTTAAATCGTTACACACTTTGTACATTTGGATTTTAGTCTCCTactattatttttaagaatttaatctaTCTACTTTTCAGATTTAAAAATCTCGGTCTagttgtgacattttgaaattaaagaaaatatgcACTTGGTaatcatgtaaaaataaaaataacgttGAAAATACAATTTAGGATTTTTATTCTTAAAACTTCCATTCTAATTTGTgatgataaaatatatatttttctattggaatagtgttattaagaaaaattgACATTAACATTTTGATTGAATAGTTAAGAATATTAACAATTTAGGCtaactaaaaaaatataaaaatagagaGATAAATTTATGTCACAAATTAaagtatatagattaaatctCAAGTTTTAACATAGTTTAGGtgctaaatttgaaatttaaatattgTCTTATAATATTACTTTTAGGCATTCAAATTATATATGACTacgtaatattttaattaaaaattaatcatattaattattaacactaattaataatattataaaaatatatgaaccaaattatattagaaatgagagtataaaaattaaatattataataagtggaccgaaattaaaatttaacatttttaagatGAAAAGAAACCCTCATGCATGtccttttcttttttatatatagttatatggattatataaaataaaaataatcgaaGTTTTCATATAAGATAAAATCAAACAATTAAACTTTCTTATCAAAACAAAATTCTGTTTGAATCTGATGAAAGAAAACCCCAAATCATTGGatctagaaaagaaaaaaataatggtTGGTAATTGGTATATTAATAGTATATTTTTATTCtataagtaattttaaaaattgtcatacatcttttttaaatattttattatattttataggatatttttcaactttttaaTATTGCTTTGTAGAGTCTAAAAACTTTATTGTTAATGtactaaatattttttaaaaacacGTCTGGTATAAAAATATGTTGCAGAGATTTATTTTGAAtccaaggttaaaatatgttataggtCACTATATTCTTCacaattttgaatttaattcttgtacttttattttaaagaatttagtccttttatttttagatttcaaaattcatatcCAATAGTTAGCATtgttaattttttgttaaatttttgaaatgaaaaatactcacttggtagcaatataattaaaaaattatgttgtaatggactcaatttaaaaaatatttttaatagtgttaatgattagatctaaattttaaaatttgaaaaataaagagactaaattttaaaaataaaaaaatagactaaaatttaaatttacaaaTAGTACAATAACTTAAGATATATTTTAACTTAAacctaatttttaattatataatatttatatttttatgtaatttatacACACAAATAAATATCAAACCTCAAAAGTTAATCATTTGGTTTAATGTTGCAGATATAATATCTTATCAAAGCACAACCTGATAAACTAGTATCATGCTATTTTtagctatttttatttttatataaagtaTGTTTGAGTAAccattcaaaaaattaaaaattgaaattaatattttaagtaatttaatttttaaatgtggTTGTTATAATAGGCCTATTTGCCCAGCCCGAGCCCAAATCAACagaaccaaaataaataataaatccaTAGTTCATTAACAGCCAAAAATGACAAAAACAGAAGCCCAAATACTAAAAAATCTAATGGCCCGATAGGCCCAAAACCTAAACAAATTTCagccaaaaaaaaagaaagcaaaaaCCCTAGCCGTGCCCTCTACTTGCCTCCACAGCGCACTCGGCACTCGAGACCTGACCCCTCCTCTGCTGCACCTGTAAACAAggcaaagaaaaggaaaaagaaacaacAGAGGCAGATAGCAGAAACAGTAGTAGAgatgaaagaaaataatgaaatatattgTATTTATTTGGCTGTAAAAGCCATGAAAGGATGGATGTATTTTTTGGACagattttgaagaaaaaaaataaaaatacaaagaagCAAACCAAAACAAATTCAAAGCGTGGgtctttctattttttttattttttctctttattttcctttctttcgAAATTGTCTGTGTATGCAcatatatttctttattttttttattttttattcaaaattgtttatatatgtatatatgtatatatataagagtaaaaaaaaaaattacattttggcaGCCAGATACTCTGTGTGCAATCTTAACAACCGGCGACTAGTGCAGTGGTGGTCCATCGGAGACTTGGCCGGCCTATAGGGGTTTTGAGAGAATGAGGGGAGagcaaaatttctttttttttttttggaaggaGGGCTGAAAtgaagattttttttaaaaaatggggCTTATATAAGGCatcaaaacgacgttgttttgggaTGGCTTAAAATGCCCCAAAATGACGTCGTATAAGGCAACCCGAATTTGACCCGCTCCAGAGGgtggggatccgcgtgttttcattgtttttgagatatttacacCCCTAGTCCCTCTGACATTTCGCCTTCATTTAATTCAATCCTATtcatttcttttatatttctaaTTTTGCCCCATGTATTTTGCCCTTGACTCATTTGGATCTGCATCAAAGCGTTGCGTTTTGAGGGCTTGGGTTTATTTCCCAATCAGTCCCCTTCTTTTGCACGCGCATTCCATTTGGATCCTTATGCGGTTTTAACATTTAGattttatacttttaattctGTTTTGATTTCAACTTAGTCCTTTCCttgttattttctttatttatttgttaaatgaATTAACTTGATATTATTATCACTATTTTCTGTTATTTTTCGCATTTAACTAATTGCTTTATTATCATGCTATTAAATCAATGGTTATTGCAATATTGTTGCCATTATTTTATATATAGATACATATTTATCTAAGATACATATGTATTTTCGTTTATCATTTATCTATATCTCTAGATACaatttcaaaactattttttttaaattcaaccctctgtattttatttttttcatatttattgatTTACCTACACTTACACATTAGATTTCTTTTTTATCAAATCTTTTTAGTTTTCActtcaatttcttatttttaatACTGTTTCTTATTATGCGTttgcttttattttactttacaatatatttgtttacttatttatttattattattattttttcttttcaacccttctttaataatttaagttccTCTGTTTACATTATTTTATGTATTTCTATATTTTacctctattattattattattatttatttacgtgtttgattttaaatttcatccatgattTCATTCCTATTtccatttgtttatttattttcaatcttttacaaattatttccttatttatttatttgtgtatCTTAAACtctttatacattatttattttatatatattatttatattaaaatatttttattttatgtatattatttactttactattttttctatattatttattttagaccttttatatgttattttaaattgttatatgttatttattttaaatcgctttattttactttaaattgttttatatgttgattattttaaattgttttatgttATTCACTTAAAATTGCTTTTATAACATCTTTTTGAGCTTGTTTTTATgtattacttatttaaaattgtctCGTTATCTATTTTAAAGGGTTTCATGTTGTTTATTTCATTcttttgattattaatgttggtatTTAAGTAACGTATGTTATGCGATTATTATCATTGTGTATATTATAATTCGTTCGTTcgtattttcatattattgtcaCCCATTTGCATAGTATCTTATCCATGTACATTGTTCCATGTTTATTCGCCTTTCATTCGCAATTGTCGCATTGTAGTTTTCAAGTTATTTATCCAAAATCAATGGTTCCACTTTATTTCAAGTCAAACTAATGTATTTTGAGTCGATTTTATAAAACAAAGgcgatgtttgatgtttagaaattcgagaaatcgtgacTTAACTTACTggatttcgatttttctcgtttaacctaaataaccaAGTATcccttcaaatttcaaaatatatgatttttaaataaaataaaggcaatatccCGTTTTTGGGGATTCAAAAGATTGTGCCCTACGTgatgggtttcgatttttttcgTTTGACCTAAATAACTGGataaccttttaaaatttcaatgcatgagtcttggaaatcacgagatgattttggtatcgaaggtttgaaatgtcgtgtcctacgtgctggatgtgatattttatttcttcgaaacaaaagaatcttaatatccacttcaagttatccaaacattcataaaaagggatcgtattttaaagtttattttaaaatcttttcaactttcgacattaagacgttaattaatcgattaggtaccaattttgggagtgacgagggtgctaatccttcctcgcatgttaccgactcccgaacccgttctctcaagtttcatagaccaaaaatgtcgttttagtaaactaaaatgttttattagaacAAAGGTGATcagatcacacctaataaagatcggtggcgactcccgttttaattttcattcttaaacaaagtcgattcccgttttcaaaaaaaaatagtttcgacagttgttaatttataataaaatttatgtgttaaatttttaataaaaatattgaaaaaataagtagataaaattatttatcacttaatgaaaaattaatttatattctCATGTGATGCATGGatcaattgtgtatatataaCTTTTATATTTAAAACTCAATGtaatttgtgtaaaaatatcaCATTAAGAATAAAGTGAAAACCAATGTAGCCAAATGTTTAAGTTATtagat
Above is a genomic segment from Gossypium arboreum isolate Shixiya-1 chromosome 8, ASM2569848v2, whole genome shotgun sequence containing:
- the LOC108465990 gene encoding uncharacterized protein LOC108465990 → MTDSNKVSQMVWDQVQSRSSSGNHPLVSGHPNRPIPKLMVCSILFVSLTYLLYTLKLLTTSAQQTFHHTPFTSYLRRSTSFTSAPLVLNQTAVTAPPHHGGRDVREKQKVVMQMEQAPPKPKPTEIHDVVFGIAASSKLWQQRKEYIKIWYKPNQMRGVVWLDDRVKYSAQDNRTLPPFRVSSDTSKFPYTNRKGHRSAIRISRIVTETLRMKMDNVRWFVMGDDDTVFITANLVRILRKYDHTQYYYIGSLSESHIQNIFFSYGMAYGGGGFAISYPLAKALAKMQDRCIQRYPGLYGSDDRMQACMAELGVPLTKELGFHQYDVYGNLLGLLAAHPVTPLVSLHHLDVVEPIFPNVSRVQALQRLMLPTKLDSAGIMQQSICYDKTKSWTISVSWGFAVQVFRGIFSPREIEMPSRTFLNWYKRADYTAYAFNTRPVSRNPCQKPFVFYMSSVRMDSELNKTVSEYERHHVPHPLCRWKMANPNDLETVIVHKKPDPHLWDRSPRKNCCRAMESKERRRMVIDVGVCKDGEVSEI